The following proteins are encoded in a genomic region of Enoplosus armatus isolate fEnoArm2 chromosome 11, fEnoArm2.hap1, whole genome shotgun sequence:
- the rbm44 gene encoding LOW QUALITY PROTEIN: RNA-binding protein 44 (The sequence of the model RefSeq protein was modified relative to this genomic sequence to represent the inferred CDS: deleted 1 base in 1 codon), with protein sequence MLLTLWTTFSDTQPVTVFQTVWPGFPLTLPYEGTAARPSYLPSDYAGMMAPSRMIPYFYNTVIEKPSPKENRIFFLDRSVFDLVDAHPYLALTDPKLLGWYLSLSPEDRKIIQDEGGFHQFLQRHPALELSRHHVYVKYNTGSSSPAQPTITSNKHASRTSGAKKCRCEKPQTHLDLQMLPNNVRGTLTLLGCSNRTWNGSRKHSDEEICHTKRLVHLQDSVQTAFNSPIKEEPNHQQLRFPFWQKYEKIQVFSPLSQLNEERLSWQMAGSSSSAAVCRDPASLASFSVDMEPERCSQGGQSVLRSQTAMTHGQSAQFTYAEVNPLQSEWPTIERVSPSEYYSFDSIHMDGTEYKDRSVIPSVELEQGSSPLGPVEENGTNGVCQEHVAYGNDYIVGDDEASLSFEDQSHTFHSIREDDKSILVCLTSEDMKAHINSVHSDPVTTNGEALAASSETVTSDQSVAKTDTAEKYTSPMPGVTTCDMMVGTELALRTPAVTQTEDPATSDKHVITEVHMADLDYLAEEFIKLKMAREQKAKMKSAGCKLRTECDCIQRAQQAELCLLALQYSMCRQHCWRLYYTSAEGGQLTQMPKNPPANIVSVLQKLESDYNQMKDKILAGVPLQQLKPLFVESEKVTTGASYIPAQILGDVLATVPSWSSQEPQKHNTSGEENGCADNQSRNGFQHSQRKEKQIKKEISKVRRAVTLVSQDRDAIRNVHKQEKNQISTACKELNMSEAWYDAEEDLEPAGPAVAAETGQDATGVLKDKSNESASEEAERSVLCVSNLPSNVTESDVMLWFEKYHPSEVSISALKNDLRVAIVMMSGPQSAEAAARELNGCSMQGRTLHVELINRAIGGSQSRASASISGSSQDATEPQTSKSDSSSTGRKLITQLPLSSSLKNRKVVCISPTAKGTCVPQHYGTMGSFDILMAELTQHHPDAGRQRIVEALMELKAKHQGVLSGLPLRTIREMTSELLTGPEGPTQL encoded by the exons ATGTTGCTAACCCTTTGGACGACTTTTTCGGACACTCAA CCCGTGACTGTTTTTCAGACAGTGTGGCCTGGCTTTCCACTCACGTTACCGTACGAGGGAACGGCTGCTAGGCCATCATATTTGCCAAGTGACTATGCGGGCATGATGGCGCCTTCGCGGATGATACCCTATTTTTACAATACCGTCATTGAAAAGCCAAGTCCAA aAGAGAACAGGATATTCTTCCTGGACAG gtctgtgtttgatttggtgGATGCTCATCCATACCTTGCCTTAACTGACCCAAAGCTGCTGGGTTGGTATCTCAGTTTGTCTCCGGAGGACAGAAAGATCATACAAG ATGAAGGAGGGTTTCACCAGTTCCTGCAAAGACATCCTGCCCTAGAACTGTCAAGGCATCATGTTTATGTGAAGT ATAACACTGGAAGTAGCAGTCCTGCCCAGCCAACCATTACATCCAACAAGCATGC ATCTAGAACGTCCGGGGCAAAGAAGTGCAGATGTG AAAAACCCCAAACACATCTAGATTTGCAGATGCTTCCCAATAATGTGAGGGGCACTTTAACCCTGCTTGGCTGCAGCAACAGGACCTGGAATGGATCACGAAAACATTCAGATGAGGAAATCTGCCACACCAAACGGCTAGTCCACCTGCAAGACAGCGTCCAAACAGCCTTCAACAGCCCTATCAAAGAGGAACCAAACCATCAGCAATTGAGG TTCCCTTTTTggcaaaaatatgaaaaaatacagGTTTTTTCACCTCTGTCCCAGCTGAATGAAGAAAGGCTGTCATGGCAGATGGCTGGCAGTAGCAGCAGTGCAGCTGTGTGCAGGGATCCAGCATCCCTGGCGAGCTTCTCTGTGGACATGGAGCCGGAAAGATGCAGCCAGGGGGGACAGTCTGTGCTCAGGAGCCAGACTGCAATGACACACGGGCAGAGTGCTCAGTTCACATATGCTGAAGTCAATCCATTGCA GTCAGAATGGCCCACAATTGAGAGAGTGTCTCCTTCTGAGTACTACAGCTTTGACAGTATCCACATGGACGGTACAGAGTACAAAGACAGGAGCGTCATCCCGTCAGTAGAGCTAGAACAGGGGAGCTCTCCTCTGGGCCCAGTTGAGGAAAATGGAACAAATGGAGTGTGTCAGGAACACGTGGCCTATGGCAATGACTACATTGTAGGTGATGACGAAGCTAGCTTAAGCTTTGAAGATCAGAGTCACACATTCCATAGCATCAGGGAGGACGATAAGAGCATACTTGTCTGTCTGACCAGCGAAGATATGAAAGCACACATTAATAGTGTTCACTCAGATCCAGTCACCACTAATGGTGAAGCACTGGCCGCCAGCAGTGAGACCGTGACGTCGGATCAGTCTGTCGCCAAGACGGACACTGCAGAAAAGTACACCTCGCCTATGCCCGGCGTTACTACCTGCGACATGATGGTTGGTACCGAGCTAGCACTGCGCACACCAGCTGTCACCCAAACTGAGGATCCAGCAACGTCTGACAAGCATGTCATTACGGAGGTCCACATGGCAGATCTGGACTATCTCGCTGAG gaATTTATCAAACTCAAGATGGCGAgagagcaaaaagcaaaaatgaaaag tgCGGGTTGTAAATTGAGAACGGAATGTGACTGTATCCAGCGTGCTCAGCAAGCAGAGCTGTGCCTCCTGGCTCTGCAGTACAGCATGTGCAGACAGCACTGCTGGAGACTCTACTACACCTCTGCTGAGGGAGGCCAGCTCACCCAAAT GCCAAAGAACCCCCCTGCAAACATTGTAAGTGTTCTGCAAAAACTGGAATCTGACTATAATCAGATGAAGGATAAGATCTTGGCAGGAGTTCCTCTGCAGCAACTTAAGCCTCTGTTTGTTGAGTCTGAGAAGGTAACCACAGGAGCAAGTTACATCCCTGCACAG ATCCTTGGTGATGTTCTGGCAACTGTTCCATCTTG GAGCTCGCAGGAGCCACAGAAACATAATACATCAGGTGAAGAAAATGGATGTGCTGACAATCAAAGCAGAAATGGCTTCCAG CACAGccagagaaaggaaaaacagatcAAGAAGGAGATCAGCAAAGTAAGGAGAGCTGTCACTCTTGTCTCCCAGGATAGAGATGCTATCCGTAATGTGCACaagcaagaaaaaaatcagataaGTA CTGCATGCAAAGAGCTCAACATGAGCGAGGCGTGGTACGATGCTGAAGAGGACCTGGAGCCTGCAGGACCGGCAGTAGCTGCTGAGACGGGACAGGACGCAACAGGGGTCCTAAAGGATAAGAGCAATG AATCAGCCAGCGAGGAGGCCGAGAGGTCAGTGCTCTGCGTCTCCAACCTACCCAGTAATGTGACCGAG AGCGATGTGATGCTGTGGTTTGAGAAATACCATCCCTCTGAAGTCAGCATCTCTGCTTTAAAGAATGATTTGAG AGTCGCCATAGTGATGATGAGTGGACCCCAATCTGCCGAGGCTGCAGCGAGAGAGCTGAATGGCTGCAGCATGCAAGGCCGCACTTTACATGTGGAGCTCATCAACAGAGCCATTGGTGGGAGCCAGAGTCGGGCCTCAGCCTCCATCAGTGGGTCCTCACAGGACGCCACCGAACCACAAACCTCCAAGTCTGACTCCAGCAGCACGGGAAGAAAG CTGATAACTCAGCTGCCGCTTAGCTCCAGCCTGAAGAACAGGAAGGTGGTCTGCATCTCCCCCACAGCAAAGGGGACCTGTGTGCCCCAACACTACGGCACCATGGGCAGCTTCGACATCCTGATGGCGGAGCTGACACAGCACCACCCAGACGCTGGAAGGCAGAGGATTGTGGAGGCTCTGATGGAGCTGAAGGCCAAGCACCAGGGCGTCCTCAGCGGCCTGCCTCTCCGGACCATCCGGGAGATGACGTCCGAGCTTCTGACCGGGCCAGAGGGTCCCACGCAGTTATGA